Proteins encoded together in one Vigna angularis cultivar LongXiaoDou No.4 chromosome 5, ASM1680809v1, whole genome shotgun sequence window:
- the LOC108339518 gene encoding uncharacterized protein LOC108339518 encodes MMSPTPSVSFSCNPKNPKSLCFIPLQGFANTSTLRLLPILPLRCSQERSLAQPSTGLDESIGGLSASNDCVLSGNTPVLRQNGLPPLVSALKASAEQNVASFHFPGHNRGRAAPASLTRLIGTRPYLHDLPELPELDNLFFPQGPILEAQIEAAKLFGSSHTWFLVGGTTCGIQAAIMATCCPGEFLILPRNSHISAISAMVLSGAVPKYIVPDYENDWDIAGGVTPLQVLKAIRELEMEGKKAAAVFITSPTYHGICSDVSRISELCHSRKIPLIVDEAHGAHFGFHSELPNSALQQGADLTVQSTHKVLCSLTQSSMLHMSRNIVDKEKIDRCLQTLQTTSPSYLLLASLDAARAQLSERPDVVFNQAIALAYEAKYTLKQIASISVLENSSFSNFPAIDPLRLTVGFWKLGLSGYEADEILYRDYGVICELVGNKSITYAFNLGTCRDHVQRLLLGIKHLAATYSSIQQPEEKVCDVHAPFDDIIMSLIPRDAFFASKRKVTIRESIGEVSGELVCPYPPGIPVLIPGEVITERAVDYLLHVRSKGADISGASDPLLSSVVVCNVK; translated from the exons ATGATGTCTCCCACACCCTCAGTCTCGTTCTCTTGTAATCCCAAAAACCCAAAATCGCTTTGCTTTATTCCTTTGCAGGGTTTTGCGAACACTTCCACTCTCAGGCTTTTGCCAATACTTCCGCTTCGTTGTTCTCAG GAAAGAAGCCTTGCACAACCCTCAACTGGGCTGGATGAAAGCATTGGGGGTTTATCAGCCTCAAACGACTGCGTTTTGAGCGGCAATACACCGGTGCTTCGGCAAAATGGCCTACCTCCTTTGGTCAGTGCATTGAAAGCTTCTGCTGAGCAAAATGTTGCCAGTTTTCACTTTCCTGGACATAACAGAGGGCGTGCTGCTCCTGCTTCCTTGACTCGGCTCATTGGAACGAGACCCTATTTGCATGATTTACCTGAGCTTCCAGAGCTTGACAACCTCTTTTTTCCTCAGGGGCCCATATTAGAAGCACAGATTGAAGCAGCCAAACTGTTTGGATCATCACATACATGGTTTCTGGTTGGAGGTACTACTTGTGGGATTCAGGCAGCCATTATGGCTACCTGTTGCCCGGGAGAATTTCTGATTCTTCCAAGGAATTCTCATATATCAGCTATATCTGCTATGGTATTGTCCGGTGCAGTGCCTAAGTACATTGTTCCCGACTATGAGAATGATTGGGACATTGCTGGTGGCGTCACTCCATTACAG GTATTGAAAGCCATCCGGGAATTAGAAATGGAAGGGAAAAAAGCGGCAGCGGTCTTCATCACCTCGCCTACTTATCATGGTATTTGCAGTGACGTAAGCAGGATTTCTGAGCTGTGTCATTCTCGTAAAATTCCTTTGATTGTTGATGAAGCTCACGGTGCACATTTTGGATTCCATTCTGAACTACCTAACTCAGCCCTCCAGCAAGGGGCTGATCTGACTGTACAATCAACTCACAAAGTTCTATGCTCTCTTACTCAGTCATCTATGCTGCACATGTCAAGAAATATTGTAGATAAGGAAAAAATTGATAGATGTCTCCAAACTCTTCAAACCACAAGCCCTAGCTATCTGCTTTTGGCATCCCTGGATGCTGCCAGAGCTCAACTTAGTGAACGCCCTGATGTTGTATTCAACCAAGCAATTGCATTAGCTTATGAAGCAAAGTACACGCTAAAACAAATTGCTAGTATATCAGTGCTTGAGAATTCAAGCTTTTCAAACTTTCCTGCAATTGATCCATTGCGTCTCACTGTGGGCTTTTGGAAGCTTGGTCTATCAGGTTATGAAGCTGACGAAATCTTATACAGAGATTATGGTGTTATCTGCGAACTTGTTGGGAACAAATCTATTACTTACGCTTTTAATCTCGGGACTTGTAGGGACCATGTCCAAAGACTTCTCTTGGGAATAAAGCATTTGGCTGCAACATATTCTTCCATTCAGCAACCTGAAGAGAAAGTGTGTGATGTTCATGCACCCTTTGATGATATAATAATGAGTTTGATCCCCAGAGATGCCTTTTTTGCTAGTAAAAGAAAAGTAACAATAAGGGAGAGCATCGGTGAGGTTTCAGGAGAGCTTGTATGTCCATATCCTCCGGGCATACCAGTATTGATCCCTGGTGAGGTTATTACCGAAAGAGCTGTTGATTATCTTCTACATGTTAGGAGTAAAGGTGCTGATATTAGTGGGGCATCTGATCCCTTACTTTCTTCAGTAGTTGTCTGCAACGTAAAGTAA
- the LOC108339973 gene encoding uncharacterized protein LOC108339973 translates to MMPHQNGIPPLVTALKSSAEKNAASFHFPGHNRGRAAPASMTALIGRKPFVHDLPVLPELDYLFSPNGPILEAQLEAAKLFGSSHTWFLVGGTTSGIQAAIMATCSPGDVLILPRNSHVSAISALVLSGAVPKYIIPHFHNDWDIAAAITPSQVLQAIREVEMEGKKAAAVFITSPTYHGLCSDLSRISELCHSHKIPLIVDEAHGAHFAFHSKLPKSALQQGADLVVQSTHKVLCSLTQSSMLHMSGNIVDKDRVSACLRTLQTTSPSFLLLASLDAARAQLSENPDTVFRQAIALADETKSVLKQIPGISVLDNSSFPASPAVDPLRLTVGFWNLGLSGSEADKILYKDYDVICEIFGNRSITYALNLGTCREHVHRLVLGIKRLAATYGSIPKAEKKVVNVHAPFDDVIMSMIPRDAFFASKRKVAIRESIGEVAGEIICPYPPGVPILIPGEVVTENIVDYLLLVTSKGAEVNGASDSSLSSIVVCGKLAAGKEHP, encoded by the exons ATGATGCCTCACCAAAACGGGATTCCCCCACTAGTGACTGCACTGAAATCTTCAGCCGAAAAAAATGCAGCGAGTTTTCACTTTCCTGGACACAACAGAGGGCGTGCTGCACCTGCTTCCATGACTGCGCTCATTGGAAGAAAACCCTTTGTTCATGACTTGCCTGTGCTTCCAGAACTTGACTATCTCTTTTCTCCCAACGGTCCCATTTTAGAAGCACAGCTTGAAGCAGCAAAGCTCTTTGGATCCTCACACACATGGTTTCTTGTCGGTGGTACAACTTCTGGAATCCAGGCAGCCATAATGGCAACATGTTCTCCTGGGGATGTTCTCATCCTTCCAAGGAATTCTCATGTATCAGCTATATCTGCATTGGTATTATCTGGTGCAGTGCCTAAGTACATCATTCCTCACTTTCACAATGATTGGGACATTGCTGCTGCTATCACTCCATCTCAG GTATTGCAAGCTATCCGGGAAGTAGAAATGGAAGGGAAAAAAGCAGCAGCAGTGTTCATCACTTCACCAACTTATCATGGTCTTTGCAGTGACTTGAGCAGGATTTCTGAGCTGTGTCACTCTCATAAAATCCCTTTGATTGTTGATGAAGCCCATGGCGCACATTTTGCATTTCATTCTAAACTGCCTAAGTCAGCTCTCCAGCAAGGTGCTGATCTGGTCGTGCAGTCCACTCACAAAGTTTTATGCTCTCTTACACAGTCATCCATGCTGCACATGTCAGGCAACATTGTAGACAAGGACAGAGTTTCTGCATGTCTCCGAACTCTCCAAACCACAAGCCCTAGTTTTCTGCTTCTGGCATCCCTTGATGCTGCTAGAGCTCAACTCAGTGAGAACCCTGATACAGTATTCCGCCAAGCAATTGCATTAGCCGATGAAACAAAATCTGTGCTAAAACAAATACCTGGTATCTCAGTACTTGATAATTCAAGCTTCCCAGCCTCTCCTGCAGTTGATCCATTGCGTCTCACTGTAGGGTTTTGGAATCTTGGTTTATCAGGTTCTGAAGCAGACAAAATCTTATACAAGGATTATGATGTTATCTGTGAAATATTTGGGAATAGATCAATAACTTATGCACTTAATCTTGGGACTTGTAGGGAGCATGTCCACAGGCTTGTGTTGGGTATTAAGCGTTTGGCTGCAACATATGGTTCCATTCCAAAAGCAGAGAAGAAAGTGGTGAATGTTCATGCACCCTTTGATGATGTAATAATGAGTATGATCCCTAGAGATGCGTTTTTTGCAAGTAAAAGAAAAGTGGCAATAAGAGAGAGCATTGGTGAGGTTGCAGGGGAGATTATATGTCCCTACCCTCCTGGTGTACCAATATTGATCCCTGGTGAGGTTGTAACTGAAAACATTGTTGATTATCTGCTTCTTGTTACAAGTAAAGGCGCTGAAGTTAATGGGGCATCTGACTCTTCGCTTTCTTCGATAGTTGTCTGCGGTAAATTAGCAGCTGGGAAGGAGCACCCTTAA
- the LOC108339891 gene encoding uncharacterized protein LOC108339891: MNMNTNTNMNMNMNNNMTTASKSNSTIFGVPSFTTCPFSTTGTRTCCIHVLAIPNAKTRDTVSLSLSLFKRRSLGGFFSPIETTLGYLNAPISALNSGLEASITDSNELSAVLSNAKIVLDSEDENKIQLRVDLTGDQTQKVFDRIVINLGRTAPPVPGFRMQKGGKSSKIPKDFLVQMLGEERVIKFAIQEILNSTMADYVKKENMDEKNWKINTTQSAEQLKKSFTPGNDFGFNVILESEN, translated from the exons ATGAACATGAACACGAACACGAACATGAACATGAACATGAACAATAACATGACGACGGCTTCCAAGTCCAATTCCACAATATTTGGAGTTCCTTCTTTCACAACATGCCCTTTCTCTACGACTGGAACTAGAACCTGCTGCATTCATGTTCTTGCCATTCCAAATGCAAAAACCAGAGACACTGTTTCTCTCAGTCTCAGTCTGTTCAAGAGGAGGAG CTTGGGTGGATTTTTTAGTCCCATTGAAACAACTCTCGGATATCTCAATGCACCAATTTCAGCCCTTAATTCAG GTTTAGAAGCATCAATTACAGATTCCAACGAACTTTCAGCCGTGTTATCAAATGCCAAAATAGTACTGGATTCTGAAGATGAAAATAAGATACAA CTGAGAGTGGACTTGACTGGTGATCAAACCCAAAAAGTATTCGATAGGATCGTAATAAACTTAGGTCGTACTGCCCCACCGGTTCCGGGATTTCGCATGCAAAAAGGAG GAAAATCTTCAAAG ATACCGAAGGACTTCCTTGTTCAGATGCTAGGGGAAGAACGGGTTATCAAATTCGCAATACAAGAAATACTCAACTCTACCATGGCTGATTATGTGAAAAAG GAAAATATGGATGAAAAGAACTGGAAGATAAACACTACCCAATCGGCAGAACAACTCAAGAAGTCATTCACTCCAGGGAATGACTTTGGCTTCAATGTTATACTTGAGTCTGAAAATTAG
- the LOC108340238 gene encoding uncharacterized protein LOC108340238 has product MLLKMGMGEAFAMSKIRREDLVKRVVIMAVMAMFVVDAADTNDVYSPCLDAKVQKGDGFTFGIAFSDRLVFSPDNGPQLSPCDKRLELTNKGAQVAAFRPKVDEISLLTINRSTLDPGRNGHMVAFAGKKYAARSLPIMFADHSHTITSFTLVLEFQEGTLQNLYWKSFGCDACPKGSSCLNQQDCAVPNTECQKDGEDICNIGIQLTFSGTDRNLDALNSWYEVKNLRQYSLYGLFSDLRDSIIGPYEKLF; this is encoded by the exons ATGCTTTTGAAGATGGGGATGGGTGAAGCTTTTGCCATGTCCAAGATAAGGAGGGAAGATTTGGTGAAACGGGTAGTGATCATGGCTGTGATGGCTATGTTTGTTGTTGATGCAGCTGATACAAATGATGTCTATAGTCCATGCCTCGATGCTAAAGTTCAGAAAGGAGATGGTTTTACATTTGGTATTGCATTTTCGGATAGGCTAGTTTTCTCCCCGGATAATGGCCCACAGCTTTCACCTTGTGACAAACGCCTAGAGCTCACAAATAAAGGAGCACAGGTTGCTGCTTTTAGGCCTAAGGTTGATGAAATCTCCCTACTTACCATCAACAGAAGCACATTAGACCCG GGAAGAAATGGACACATGGTTGCATTTGCTGGGAAGAAATATGCAGCAAGGTCTCTGCCTATTATGTTTGCTGACCACAGTCACACAATTACTAGTTTCACTTTG GTTCTTGAATTTCAAGAGGGTACCCTTCAAAACTTGTATTGGAAGAGTTTCGGTTGTGATGCATGTCCTAAGGGAAGTAGTTGCCTGAATCAACAAGACTGTGCAGTGCCTAACACAGAGTGTCAAAAAGATGGAGAGGATATCTGCAATATAGGCATACAGTTGACATTCTCAGGGACTGACAGGAATCTGGATGCTTTAAATTCTTGGTATGAAGTGAAAAATCTACGCCAGTACTCCCTCTATGGTCTATTCTCTGATCTTCGTGACTCCATCATTGGCCCatatgaaaagttattttaa
- the LOC108340235 gene encoding putative B3 domain-containing protein Os03g0621600, translating into MRDFSFYQKALIVQGNGREMWQMDYYRGNPVFFVIINNSKLQKVPEGFLKHLNEDFQNAVLIGPSGDNWQVTILKKGNNIYLYNGWPQFLTDNSVMLDDFLLFTYHGGNCFHVQIFGKNGLERLCFKQTRQDQVLIPSLVRTKKNTHRRTSSSPFLHQAKSYKKGLSFSSKFSFSKLKSSVKIESSEACYLADSFTSRNPHWKHLMTKCNVEDHCTLPIATEFARKHIPETVKQIILWNTEGKFWEVVVTWFGCQNKRYTRFTTGWGRFVRDNRLMRGDTCVFELEDQNHLSVHIFRTGFCAPKLF; encoded by the exons ATGAGAGACTTTTCATTTTATCAAAAAGCTTTAATCGTACAAGGAAATGGCAGGGAGATGTGGCAGATGGACTATTATCGGGGCAATCCAGTCTTCTTTGTTATCATCAACAACTCCAAATTACAG AAAGTGCCAGAGGGGTTTCTGAAGCATTTGAATGAAGACTTTCAAAATGCAGTTCTTATTGGTCCTTCTGGTGATAATTGGCAAGTGACTATTTTGAAGAAAGGAAATAACATTTATCTGTACAATGGTTGGCCACAGTTTCTGACCGACAATTCAGTGATGCTTGATGATTTCTTGCTTTTTACATATCATGGAGGAAACTGCTTCCatgttcaaatttttggtaagAATGGATTGGAGAGGCTATGTTTCAAGCAAACAAGACAAGATCAAGTTCTGATCCCAAGTTTGGTGAGGACAAAGAAGAACACACACAGAAGAACTTCTTCCAGTCCATTCCTCCACCAAGCCAAGTCTTATAAAAAAG GTCTGTCTTTCAGCAGCAAATTCTCATTTTCAAAGCTCAAGAGTTCAGTTAAAATTGAAAGTTCAGAAGCATGCTACTTGGCAGATTCTTTTACCTCTCGCAACCCTCACTGGAAGCATCTCATGACTAAATGCAATGTAGAAGATCACTGCACACTG CCAATTGCTACTGAGTTTGCCAGGAAGCATATTCCTGAAACAGTGAAACAGATAATTCTTTGGAACACAGAAGGAAAATTTTGGGAAGTGGTAGTGACTTGGTTTGGATGTCAAAATAAGAGGTATACTCGATTTACAACAGGATGGGGAAGATTCGTTCGTGATAACAGACTTATGAGGGGTGACACTTGCGTATTTGAACTTGAAGATCAAAACCATTTGAGTGTTCACATATTCAGAACAGGATTTTGTGCaccaaaattgttttaa